A portion of the Kribbella jejuensis genome contains these proteins:
- the rpsJ gene encoding 30S ribosomal protein S10: MAGQKIRIRLKAYDHEVIDSSARKIVDTVTRTGAKVAGPVPLPTEKNVFCVIRSPHKYKDSREHFEMRTHKRLIDIIDPTPKTVDSLMRLDLPAGVDIEIKL, translated from the coding sequence ATGGCGGGACAGAAGATCCGCATCCGGCTGAAGGCCTACGACCACGAGGTCATCGACAGCTCGGCACGCAAGATTGTCGACACGGTGACGCGTACTGGTGCGAAGGTTGCTGGCCCGGTGCCGTTGCCGACGGAAAAGAACGTGTTCTGCGTCATCCGCTCGCCGCACAAGTACAAGGACAGCCGCGAGCACTTCGAGATGCGCACCCACAAGCGGCTCATCGACATCATCGACCCCACGCCGAAGACCGTCGACTCGCTGATGCGTCTCGACCTGCCGGCCGGTGTCGACATCGAGATCAAGCTCTGA
- the tuf gene encoding elongation factor Tu: MAKAKFERTKPHVNIGTIGHIDHGKTTLTAAITKVLHDKYPDLNEASAFDQIDKAPEERQRGITISIAHVEYQTEARHYAHVDCPGHADYIKNMITGAAQMDGAILVVAATDGPMPQTREHVLLARQVGVPAMVVALNKCDMVDDEEILELVELEVRELLSEQEFDGDNAPIVRVAAHPALQGDAKWGESIIELMNAVDEYIPQPEREIDKPFLMPVEDVFTITGRGTVVTGRIERGVIKVNETVDIVGIHETKQSTTVTGIEMFRKLLDEGQAGENVGLLLRGTKREDVERGMVVIKPGTTTPHTNFEASVYILSKEEGGRHTPFFQNYRPQFYFRTTDVTGVVTLPEGTEMVMPGDNTDMTVELIQPIAMEDGLKFAIREGGRTVGAGRVTKIIK, translated from the coding sequence GTGGCGAAGGCGAAGTTCGAGCGGACTAAGCCGCACGTCAACATCGGCACCATCGGTCACATCGACCACGGTAAGACCACTCTTACCGCGGCGATCACCAAGGTGCTGCACGACAAGTACCCGGACCTGAACGAGGCCTCGGCCTTCGATCAGATCGACAAGGCGCCGGAAGAGCGCCAGCGCGGTATCACCATCTCGATCGCGCACGTCGAGTACCAGACCGAGGCCCGGCACTACGCCCACGTCGACTGCCCGGGTCACGCGGACTACATCAAGAACATGATCACCGGTGCGGCCCAGATGGACGGTGCGATCCTGGTCGTCGCCGCCACCGACGGCCCGATGCCGCAGACGCGTGAGCACGTGCTGCTCGCCCGTCAGGTCGGCGTGCCGGCGATGGTCGTCGCCCTGAACAAGTGCGACATGGTCGACGACGAGGAGATCCTGGAGCTCGTCGAGCTCGAGGTTCGCGAGCTGCTCTCGGAGCAGGAGTTCGACGGCGACAACGCGCCGATCGTGCGGGTTGCCGCGCACCCGGCGCTGCAGGGCGACGCCAAGTGGGGCGAGTCGATCATCGAGCTGATGAACGCTGTCGACGAGTACATCCCGCAGCCGGAGCGCGAGATCGACAAGCCGTTCCTGATGCCGGTGGAGGACGTCTTCACCATCACCGGTCGCGGTACGGTCGTCACCGGCCGGATCGAGCGCGGTGTCATCAAGGTCAACGAGACCGTCGACATCGTCGGCATCCACGAGACCAAGCAGTCCACGACTGTCACCGGTATCGAGATGTTCCGCAAGCTTCTCGACGAGGGCCAGGCCGGTGAGAACGTCGGTCTGCTGCTCCGTGGTACGAAGCGCGAGGACGTCGAGCGCGGCATGGTTGTGATCAAGCCGGGCACCACGACCCCGCACACGAACTTCGAGGCGTCGGTCTACATCCTTTCCAAGGAGGAGGGCGGCCGTCACACGCCGTTCTTCCAGAACTACCGCCCGCAGTTCTACTTCCGCACCACCGACGTCACCGGTGTCGTCACGCTGCCCGAGGGCACCGAGATGGTCATGCCGGGCGACAACACCGACATGACGGTCGAGCTGATCCAGCCGATCGCCATGGAGGACGGTCTGAAGTTCGCGATCCGTGAAGGTGGCCGCACCGTCGGCGCCGGCCGGGTCACCAAGATCATCAAGTGA